A window of Macrotis lagotis isolate mMagLag1 chromosome X, bilby.v1.9.chrom.fasta, whole genome shotgun sequence contains these coding sequences:
- the CIMAP1D gene encoding protein CIMAP1D — MTMAQPQGTDTLLGDKELPVWSTPFANSRFGAAGADGRWHQREWNRDQRTASHYLSENFVLAKPQGATSSMGTLSCGAPPPRLPGTLLTRRATVCQLGETGQKKTSGITMCETGPGPDLFCLPSTVGYISHDFTKKASPAYSFPSRPSDVTRRDASPGPCYFVQPNITRFGRSSAPAYSLQSRTKPKDLEVTPGPGAYSPEKVPPINQPRPPAYSLGLRTPRCRLVNAIPAPNSYTLPSLWGSQIFTKPCSPSYSVSGRTAQARFTEDPSQLPGPGQYECPDPDAYCQRRGPAYSMLGRPCAPRPLFQTPGPGAHNPEQVTVHWTRAPAYSLGIRHSKFITPLVTDSTA; from the exons ATGACTATGGCTCAGCCCCAG GGAACAGACACACTCCTAGGGGACAAGGAGCTCCCTGTGTGGTCCACTCCCTTTGCTAATAGCAGATTTGGGGCTGCAGGTGCAGATGGGAGGTGGCACCAGAGGGAGTGGAACAGAGATCAGCGTACTGCCAGTCACTACCTGAGTGAGAATTTTGTTCTAGCAAAACCTCAG GGGGCTACTTCCAGCATGGGCACACTGAGCTGTGGAGCCCCTCCTCCCCGTCTGCCTGGCACTCTTCTAACCCGAAGGGCCACCGTGTGCCAGTTGGGGGAGACAGGCCAGAAGAAGACATCAGGAATCACTATGTGTGAGACTG GTCCGGGGCCCGACCTGTTCTGTCTTCCCTCGACCGTGGGCTATATCAGCCATGACTTCACCAAGAAGGCTAGTCCAGCGTACTCCTTCCCCAGCAGACCCAGTGATG TGACTCGACGAGATGCCAGCCCTGGACCCTGCTATTTCGTGCAGCCCAACATCACCCGTTTTGGCCGGAGCAGTGCCCCTGCCTACTCGCTGCAGTCCCGCACCAAGCCCAAAG ATCTGGAGGTGACTCCTGGTCCTGGTGCTTATAGCCCAGAAAAGGTGCCTCCCATCAACCAGCCAAGACCTCCTGCTTATAGCCTGGGTTTGCGCACCCCCCGCTGCCGCCTGGTGAATGCCATCCCAGCCCCCAACAGCTATACCCTGCCTTCTCTTTGGGGTTCCCAGATCTTTACCAAACCTTGCAGCCCCAGCTACTCAGTATCCGGTCGAACAGCACAGGCCCGCTTCACTGAGGACCCATCTCAGCTCCCTGGGCCAGGCCAGTATGAGTGCCCAGATCCAGATGCCTATTGCCAACGTCGGGGCCCTGCCTACTCCATGCTGGGCCGCCCCTGTGCTCCTCGTCCCCTCTTCCAGACACCAGGTCCTGGGGCCCACAATCCTGAGCAGGTCACAGTACACTGGACCCGGGCACCTGCTTATTCCCTGGGTATTCGCCACTCTAAGTTTATTACTCCTCTGGTCACAGACAGCACAGCTTGA